Genomic segment of Phreatobacter oligotrophus:
CCGCGCTATCGTCCGCCATCCCAAGGCCTTCCTGATGGACGAGCCGCTGTCGAACCTCGACGCGGCCCTGCGCCACGACATGCGCCGCGAGCTCGTCGACCTGCACCGGCGCGTCGGCGTCACCACGGTCTACGTCACCCACGACCAGGCCGAGGCCATGACCATGTCCGACCGCGTGGCGGTCATGCTCGGCGGCGTCGTCCTGCAGTTTGGCTCGCCGCGCGAGGTCTACGAGCAGCCCGCGACCATCGACGTGGCGAAGTTCATCGGCTCACCGCGCATCAACACCCTTCCCGGGGAGGCGGGTACGGATGGCCGCGTCAGCCTCGCCGGGCACCTCACCGGCGAAGTAGCCCCGCGCGCCTCGGGACCGCTGCAGCTCGGCATCCGCCCCGAGCATCTCACCCTCGCCGCCGAGGGCATCGCCGTGGGCGTGCGCCATGTCGAGTTCCTCGGCGCCGAGGTGCTGGTCTACGGCCAGACCGAAGCCGGCGGCACGCCGGTGATCCTGCGCCTTGACCCGGCTGCCTGGGAGGCCGCGCCCTCCCGCGAGAGCATCCGCGTCGCCCCGCTCGCCGGCCGCCTGCTCGCCTTCGATGCCGGGGGCACGCGGATCGGCCTGATCAGCGCCGCCGCCGCCCGGCAGGTCCAGGAGCCTGCCCCGCCCCTCGCGCGGGTGCCCCGCTATGTCTGACCTGGCGCTGCCCTCGGCTCTCGCTGGTGCGGCACGCGAGGGCGACCGCATCGGCCGCGGCGAGGCCATCGCCGCCTGGCTGCTCACCGCCCCGGCCATCATCGCCTTCGTCCTGATGCTGCTGGTGCCGACGCTGGCCGTGGTCGCCATCGCCTTCACCGACTACGAACTCGGCGCGCGGTCGCTCAGCTTCATCGGCCTCGCCAATTTCGCCGAGCTGCTGGAGGACCGCGGCTTCGTCACCTCCTTCCGCAACACCGCCTTCTTCGTCGCGGTGACCACGCCGGCCTCGGTGATCGGCGGCCTCGCCCTGGCGCTCGCCATCGAGGGCGGCCAGCGCGGGCGCACCTTCTTCCGCGCCGTATTCTTCCTGCCCGTCGTCTCGCTGATGGTCGCGATGGCGACGGCCTTCCAGTACATGTTCCACCCGACCATCGGCCCGGTGAATGCGCTGCTGCGCAGCTTCGGGCTTGCCGGCCCGAACTGGCTCGGCTCCTCCGACAGCGTGATGTGGACGCTCTCCATCATCGGCGTCTGGGAGCAGATCGGCTTCAACATGGTGCTGTTCCTCGCCGGCCTGACGGCGATCCCGCGCGACCTCTACGCCGCGGCAGAGGTGGACGGCGTGCGCTCGAGCTGGTCGCGCTTCTGGACGGTGACCTGGCCGCTGCTCGGCCCCACCACGCTCTTCGTCCTGACCATCACCATGATCCGGTCGTTGCGCGTCTTCGACATCGTCGCGACGCTGACCCAGGGCGGTCCGAACAAGGCCTCCGAGGTGCTGCTCTACACCATGTACACGGAGGGCTTCACCTTCTTCCGCATGGGCTATTCCGCCGCCATCACCGTGGTGTTCCTCGCCGTGGTGGTCGTCCTCATGCTCCTCCAGACGCGCCTGATCGACCGGCGCGTCCATTACGGGTGAGGCGGCGATGATCCCCGGTTCCAACGACCGCAGCCTCTTCGCCGACCTGCCGCGCCTCGCCATCCTGTCGCTGCTCGGCCTGCTCTTCCTGATGCCCTACATCTGGATGGTGTCGGTGTCGCTGAAGCCGCTGGACGAGGTCTGGCGCGCCTCGATGTCGCTGATCCCCGAGACCTTCGCCATCGACAAGAACTACGGCCGCGTGTTCCGCGAGGTGCCGATCGGCCGCTACCTCCTCAACGGCGCCATCGTCTGCGCCGGCATCCTCGTCTTCCAGCTCGCCTTCGCCCTGCCGGCCGGCTACGCCCTCGCCAAGCTGAACTTCCGCGGCCGCGAGACGCTCTTCGCCTTCGTCATGCTGGGGCTGCTGATCCCCGCCCATGTGCCGGCGATCCCGCTCTACATCGCCTTCGCCCAGACCGGCATCCTCAACACCTATGCCGCGCTGATCGCGCCCTCGACCATCTCGGTCTTCGCCATCTTCATGTTCCGCCAGTTCTTCCGCGCCATGCCGGACGAGCTCATCCAGGCGGCGCGCATGGACGGGCTCGGCGAATGGTCGATCGTCTGGCGCATCGTCGTGCCCAATGCCTGGCCCGCCGCCACCGCCTTCGCGATCTTCTCGGTCGTCGCCCACTGGAACGACCTGTTCTGGCCGCTCATCGCCGTGTCGGGGAAGGGCGAGCTCGCCACCCCGGCGCTGGGCGTCATCTACTTCCGCACCGAGGAGGCGGGCGACGATTTCGGCGCCCTCATGGCCGCCGCGACGCTCACCACCATCCCGCTCGTCGCCGCCTTCCTCCTCGCCCAGCGCCGCTTCATCGAGGGCATCACCATGACCGGGCTCAAGGGATGAGCCGGGCCGGGGACGCCTGATCCGTCATGCCCCCGCGGCCGGAGGGGCCGGCCGGCGGGGGTTCTCCCACGACAAGCCCCGGAACCGAGGTCGTCATGTCCATGAAACTCTCCCGCCGCTCGACGCTCGGCCTGATGGCCGGCGCCGCCACGCTCGCCGTGCCGAACGTCGTGCGCGCCCAGACCATCGAGGTCGTCGCGCATTACTCCATGCCGCCGATCTTCAAGGCCGCCCAGGAGGCCGTCGCCGAGGCCTTCAACAAGCAGTCCAGCCGCGTGAAGGTCACCTATGTGAACCCCACGCCGAACTACGAGGACGGCGCCCAGCTGATCCTGCGCCAGGCGACCACCGGCGGCCTGCCGGACGTGTCCTTCCAGGGTCTCAACCGCCTGCGTCTCTTCGCCGAGCGCGGCATTGCCGCCGACCTGAAGCCCTTCCTCGACCGTGAGGCCGACCTCGGCAAGCTCGGCTATTCCCGCCCGATCCTCGGCCTCGGCTTCCATGGCGGCGTCCAGTGCGGCCTCGCCTTCGCTACCTCGAACCCGATCAGCTACCTCAACGTCGATCTGCTCAAGAAGGTCGGCTCCAGCGCCGAAGCCTTCCCGAAGAACTGGGACGATGTCATTGCCCTCTCGGCGAAGATCGCCGCCCTCGGCGACGGCAATACCGGCATGTTCTTCCGCTGGCCGGGCGACGACTGGATGTTCTCCGCGCTGCTCTACGGCTTTGGCGGCCGCATGCTGACCGAGGACGAGACCAAGGTGGCCTTCGACGGTCCCGAGGGCCTCGCCGCGGTGCGCCTGCTCGATCGCATGGTCAAGGAAGGCAAGATGCCGAACTTCGGCGCCTCCGCCACCGCCACCGCCGACCTGCAGGCGTTCGGCGCCGGCAAGATGGGCATGATGTTCCGCACCACCGCCCAGGTCCGCCAGATTTCCGGCATGGTCGGCAACAATTTCGAGATGCAGACCACCACCCTGCCGGTGATCGATCCGGTGAAGGGCCGCCTGCCGACCGGTGGCGCCGGCGCCATGATGACCGCCAAGGATCCCGCCCGTCAGGACGCGGCCTGGGAGTTCATCAAGTTCGCCACCTCCGCCGAGGGCACCACGCTGATGGTGAAGAACACCGGCTATGTGCCCTGCAACCAGCTCGCCATCGACGATGCGTCCTATCTCGGCGAGTTCTACAAGGCGAACCCGCTCTTCGTCGCCGCGACCAAGCAGGTCCACCTGATGGTCCCGTGGTACGCCTTCCCCGGCCAGAACTCGGTGCGCGTCACCCAGGTCATGGTCGACAACCTCGCCCGCATCGCCGAGCAGAAGGCCTCGCCGGAAGAGGTCGTGCGCGACATGGCGCGCGAGGTCACGCGCCTCATCCCGCGTCGCCAGGGCTGATCGGCCCTGCCACCGTCCCGCCCGGAGCGATCCGGGCGGGTTCGGCCCGCATCGGCGGATGCCGGGCCTTGTCACCGAGAAACTGGCGCACCGCCGGATCGCGGGCAAGGCCGATGGCCCGTTCGAAGGCCGCTGCGGCCTCCTCCGCCCGGCCGAGTTCGGCCAGCAGATGCGCCCGCGTCGCCCAATAGGGCTGGTGCGTGGCGATCACTTCGGCGCCGATCGCATCCAGCAGGGCAAGGCCCTCCGCCGGGCCCGACACGGCGGCCAGCGCGGCCGCATGGCCGATCCGGGCGCCGACCGTCGGCACCAGCGCCACCAGACCCCGATAGAGATGTTCGATCGCCGGCCAGTCGGTCCGCCCGGTGCGCCTGCGGTCGGCATGGACGGCCTGGATCGCCGCCTCGAGGCCGAAGCGGCCGGGCCTGCCGTCCGGCCGGGCGCGGCGCAGCCGGTCCTCGGCCTCGGCGAGGAGCGCCTTGTCCCAGAGGGCGGGGTCCTGCTCCGACAGCGGCACGAAGGCACCGGTCAGCCGGTCGCGGCGGGCCGGTCGCCGGGCTTCCGCAAAGAGCAGCAGCGCCAGCAGCGCCATGGCCTCCGCATGGGCCGGCGCGCAATCGGCGACGATCCGGGCGAGCCAGCAGGCCTCCTCGGTCAGGTCGCCGCGAGCGTCCTCGCCGGCGAAGGCATCGTCCCAGCCGAGCGTATAGGCGGCGTAGATCGCCCCGAGGACGGCGTCGATCCGCGCCGGCAGCACCTCGGGACCGGGGAGCTCGAAGCCGATGGCGAGATCCCGGATCCGGGCCTTGGCGCGGACGAGGCCCTGGCCAAGGGTCGCGGGCTTCACCAGGAAGGCCGAGGCCATCAGGCGCACCTCGATGCCGAGGATGGTCTGGAGGATCAGCGGCGTGCGGATGCCGGGATCGATGGCCGGATGGGCGCAGGCGAGCATCAGCCCCAGCCGCTCGTCGGGAAAGGGTCCGTCCTGCCGGGCGAACCGTTCTTCGGCGAGCAGCGTGACCTCGGCGCCGTGCGTGGCGGCCGTCGCCTGCCGCCGCCAGGCATCGACGGACAGGCGCCGTGCCGTGGCGAGCAGCCAGGCCTCCGGATTGTCCGGCACGCCCGTCCGCGGCCATGTCTCCAGCGCCCGCAGCAGCGCTCCGCCGAGGGCATCCTCGGCGGAGGCGAGGTCCCGGCCACGGGTGGCGAGCAGGGCGAGCAGGCGCCCGTAGGACAGGCGTGCCGCCCGCTCGACCGCTCTCGCTGCCGCGTCAGCCATGGATCAGGTCACATAGACCGGCCGCACCTCGACCGCGCCGGTGGCAGCGGCCGGGTTGCGGGCCGCCCATTCCAGCGCCGTGTCGATGTCCGGCACCTCGATGAGGTAGAAGCCGCCGAGCTGCTCCTTGGTCTCCGCATAGGGGCCGTCATGGATGTCCCGGCGGCCCTCCACGAGGCGGAGCGTGGTTGCGGTATGGGAGGACATCAGGGCCGCTCCACCGACCAGCACGCCCGCCTCGATCAGCGCCTTGGTGTAGGCGCCCCAGGCCGGCGCGTCCGGCTCGTTCTCCGGCAGCCGATCAACGAAACCATCAGGCTTCACGTAGTTCAGAATGGCAAAGCGCATGAGAGCCTCCCTCACTGCCGGACGACGGGCATGAGCAGCGCGGTCGGCCGCCGCTCAGGCCTGCACATGTCATTGTCGCGCGGCCTGACGCCAAAGTAGAGACCGGCCGCGTCGACGGCGAGAAGGTCGTGATCCTCGTGGCAGACCGAGACCGGCTTCCAGCCCGCGCAGCCCTTGGCGGAGATGTCGACCTCGACATTCAGCGACAGGCCGCAGGAGGCGAAGCCGAAGGCCTGGACGATGGCGGGATCATCGGTGAGCAGCGTCACCCGCTTCACGTCCTCCGAGAAGACCGCCTCGAAGGCGCCCTCGACGCTCATCGACGGCGCGCCGACCCGGTAGGGGCCGTCGGTGCGGAAGGAGAAGGTGCGGCGCTGCATCGCCGGGTCCAGCGCATGGGTGAAGACGAGGCTCCAGCGCCCGTTCTCGAAGGTGAAGCGGCGGGTGCCGTAGCCGCCGTACCAGGGCTCGGGCGCCGAACTCGCATAGGTGCCGGACAGGCGTTCGAGCTCCGCGCGCGGACCAAAGCGGTCGCTGGCGAGAGTGGGAAGTGCGGCGAAGGCCAGCAGGCCGGCCGCACAGGCGAGGGGAAGATTCATAAGGGCTCCATCAGGTGAGCGGAGGCTCACCACGAACCTCCTGCCCCCATGACGGACGGGCCCCTGCCCTTTCGACAGGCGGTGCAATTTTTCTTGTCCGGCAGCCTCACGCGGCCGGCGCGGACGCCCCGAGGTGCGTCACGCCAGCCCCACCAGCCGCCACAGCAGGGCAAGGCTCAGGAGCAGCATCGCGACCGAGGTGGACAGGTAGGCGAAGCGGTAGAAGGCCTCGGCGCGGGCCCTGGCGATCGCCCATTGCGCGATATCGCCATGCGGGCGCTGGTGCTCGTCGAGGATCATCCAGACCTCGGTGCTCCGGAAGGGCTGGCCCGGAGCCCGCCAGGCTTTCAGGATCAGGATGAGCGCGGTGAGAAGGTAGGAGCCGCCGCCGAGCTTGAGGGCGGTGACGGGATCATAGGCCAGCCCAAGCATGGTCATGACGATCCCGAGCGTCGCGAAACCGCACCCCCGGGCGGTGGAGACGTAGGCGGCCTGTCGAACCTGCGGAGACATGCGAGCAACTCCGAGCATGTGGCGGAATGACGCACCACGCTAGCAGATGCTCCAGAAGGATCGAGAGGGGGACATCGCTCTCACAGGCTGTTGAATGGCGGGTTTGCATGGCTTGCAACCCCGCGGAAGGACCTGCCCTAGAGCGCGCTGAACGCCCGCAGGACGGCCGGGAGGGAGAGGATCGCCAGGGTCGAGACCCAGATCCACAGCGACAGGGTGTTGGTCCGCCCGCCATTGGCAAACCGCTCGTAGAGCGCCGCCGGCACCCCCGCCAGCATGATCGTGAAGGTCGAGGTGATGAGGCTGGCGAAGAGCAGGATGAACGGCGCGGAGACCGGCAGGAAGGTCGAGGGATACCAGAAGGCATGCACCAGGAAGACGAAGCCGGTGAAGGGCGAGAAGATGCCGTTGAGGATGCCGAGGCCGAGGATGCCAAACAGGAAGGGCTCGGCGAGAACCACGGGGGCGTCCTGGTTGTCGGTCGGGTTGCTGGCCATGGCGGTTACCCCGCGATCCGTGGGGCAAGGCCCCAGCGCGCCATCTCGAAGAACAGGAAGATTCGGAACGCCAGGGTCCAGAGGATGGCGAAGAGAATGACCACCTGCAGCGGCACGGCGCCGGGCGTGATGGCCCGAACCGGACGCACCGCGAGGTCCGAGGTCCAGACGAAGCCGCGCCAGATGTAGTTGTCCCAGGTCGGCGGCACGAAGAGGCCGAGGACGAACCGCCCGAGGCAGGCATACATCACCAGCGCCAGCACATAGTTCGGCACGTGGAAGTACCAGTACTGGAAGAACGAGGAGGCGGCGTCCACGCGAACTCTCCGTGATGGCGGGACCAGCCCCTGCCCTGATCGTCAGGGTCGGACCGCGCCGGCCCCTGCGTCAAGCAGGACGGCCGGCGCGCCGACAAGAAACGGGGACCCGTCGGGCCCCCGTTCCGATGCTGTGGGATGGGGCGCCGTCAGTGACCGACGGCGGCGCCCTTCTCCTGCATGACCACGGCGCCCTTCGGACGACGGATCTCGTCGATGAAGTTCTGCATCTCCTGCGACGGCTCCTTGGTGAACTTGGACACAGCCCAGATCACGAGGAAGCCCAGCGGCAGGCCGAACAGGCCCGACGAGATGCCACGCACGCCCCACCAGTTGGCAACGACCTGCGCGGTGCGGTCGAGAGCCGCCCAGTTGGCCGCCGTCGCCGACGCCGCATAGGCTGCCTTGGCCGCCTCATAGGCCTGGTACTGCGCGGCGGTCGCGATCGAGAGACCCTTCCAGGTCTCGTAGAAGGCGGGCGCGTAGTAGCGGGTGCCGACGAGGTAGTAGAGCGTGATGCCGAAGCCCACGACGATGCCCCAGATCGCGCCCTGCGTCGTCGCCTTCTTCCACCAGACGCCGAGGATCAGCGCGGGGAAGAAGCCGGCTGCCGCCAGCGAGAAGGCCCAGGCGACCATGGCGACGATGTCGGCCGGCCTGAACGAGGCGACATAGGCGGCTGCGATGGCGACGATGATGAGGAGCACGCGAGCGACAACCAGGCGCTTCTCGGTCGAGGCGTTCTGGTCGATCATCTTGTAGTAGACGTCGTGCGACAGGGCGTTCGCCATGGCGAGCAGCAGGCCGTCGGCGGTCGAGAGAGCCGCCGCGAGGCCACCGGCCGCCACGAGACCGGCGATCACATAGGGCAGGCCGGCGATCTCCGGGGTGGAGATCACGATGGCGTCTGCCTGGATGCCGAAGTGGCGGAGCTGGATCGTCGGGTTGAACGAAGCCACGTCACCGGTGTGCTGCATCACGCGGGCGCAGGCCGTGCGGACCGCCTCCAGCGTGGTCGCGTCGACACCGCAGATCTGGATCAGGCCCACGCGGCCGTAGGAGCGGATCCAGCTCAGGTTCTCGGCGGAGAACAGCGTCGCGAGGTTCTGACCGACGACGTTGTTGTACACCTCCATCTTCGCGAAGGCGGCATAGGCCGGCGCCGTGAAGTACAGGATGAAGATGAACAGCAGCGACCAGCCGACCGACTTGCGGGCTTCACGCACCGAGGGGGTGGTGAAGAAGCGCATGAGGACGTGCGGCAGGGACGCCGTGCCGACCATGAGGCAGAGGATGAGGCCGAAATAGTTGACGTACTCGACCCACAGCGCCGCGCCCGAGAGGGCCGGGTTGCCGAAGGACGGGTTGATGTAGCCAACCGCCGGGACGACCACGTCGCCGGCCGCCCGGAGCGCCGCTTCCTTGGCGGCGATCTGGGAGAGCACGTCGCCATAGGTGAGCTGCGGGATCGGGATGCCGTACTTCTGGGCCGACAGGATCACCACCGGGATGAGGTAGGCGATGATCAGCACGATGTACTGGGCCACCTGGGTCCAGGTCACCGCGCGCATGCCGCCGAGCATGGAGCAGACGAGAATGCCGACGAGGCCGACATAGACGGCCACGACATAGTCCATGTTCAGGAGGCGGGCGCCGATGAGGCCGGTGCCGACGATCTGCGCCACCACATAGGTGAAGGAGCAGCTCATCAGCACGATGATCGCGAGCGTCCGCGCCACCTTGCCGCCGTAGCGGAAGGAGAAGAAGTCCGGGATCGTGTAGGCGCCGAACTTGCGCAGGAACGGCGCGATCAGCGTCGCCACCAGCACGAAGCCGCCGGTCCAGCCGAGGATGAAGGCGAGGCCGTTATAGCCGAGCAGGTAGAGCGAGCCGGCCATGCCGATGAACGAGGCCGCCGACATCCAGTCGGCCGCGGTCGCCATGCCGTTGTAGAGCGCGGGGACCTTGCGGCCCGCCACGTAGTACTCCGAGACCTCCGCGGTGCGCGAGAGGATGCCGATGGCGGCATAGACGCCGATCGTCAGGGCGACGAAGGCGTAGCCGATCCAGGGCTTGGGCATGCCGACCTGTTCCAGGATCGCCAGCAGGACGACGCAGCCGAGGAAGGACAGGGTGTAGAGGGAATAGACGCGACCAAGGTTGGAGAGAAAGTCGCGACCGTCGGACTGAGCAACTGACATTGTTCGCCCCCCGCCTCAGTCTTCCGACACGCCGAACTCCTGATCGATCTTTTCCTGCTTGTTGCAGAACCAGAAGATCAGGATGACGAAGACGACGAGAGAGCCCTGCGCGGCCATGTAGTAGCCGAGCGGGAACTTCAGGATCGGGATGGAAATGCCGTTCAGTGCCGGTGCGAAAAAGTGCACGAAGAACGAAAAGAAGGCCCAGATGCCCACTGCCGTGAACGTCAGTTTCTGGGTGGCCTTCCAATAGCCCACGTCATCGGGCTTCTGCGCTGGATCGTCGGGCGCTTGCGCCATGCTTTACCCTCCTTGTGCCCCTGGGGCATTGCGACCGCCGGACGACGGCCTCATGCGATGCACCTCCCGAGCGCCCGCCTGCGTGCTCTCCGGCACACTTGTCGACGCAGCACCGCGCCCGGTGTCAAGTTGAACTGACACTCAGGCGTGACTTCTGAAGTTCTTCCGCTCGTCGTTGCTGCTTTGCACAAAAGGCGAAAGCAACGCGACGGGCGCTCGACGAAAAAACGGTAAACACCACCCTACCGCCGACAATGCGACGAAAGTCGAATATGGCTGCGGCGAATGGCAGCGCCCCATCGCAAATCGCGGCTTTTGACACCGCACGATCAGGCGTCAAAACGCCGCAGACTGCGTCATTTTGCCCGTTTTCGGCGGGTTCGCGTGACCTTCGGTGGCCGCGGCGGAGCCGGCTGATATAGTCAGCCGCACAGGGGGAACATGCCATGGGACTGCTCGATGCCATCCTTGGCCGCCAGAAGAAAATCGCGTCGTGGTCAGGCCTCGAAGACTTCATCGACGCCCGCGCAGCCTTTCTCGTCAATCGATCGATGTATGAATACAGCCGCGCCCGGGCCGGAATCCTTGCGGAGAAGCTGTTTCGCGAACAGTCCTTCAAGGATGCCATCGAGGAGGGCCGGTGGCGGGCCTTTCCCCTGAGCGTCTCGAACGTGCTGGAGTTGGTCGACGGCCATCTGCGCAGCGCGGCGGCCGGCCGGGAGCCGGCGCTGCTCGACGCGCTGATTGCCGCGGGGCGGAACGTGCTCGGCCGTTATCCCTGCCCGGCCGGCGTCGATCCGGAATGGTGGGGCCAGCGGGCCGACGGAGTGGAGACCAGCCTGCGCCGCGCGGCGCTGGCCGAGCCGAAGGCGCCACAGGACATCTGCAAGGCGACCTTCGACGAGATCTTCGCGCTCGTCCCCATTCATCCCGACCTGATGAAACTCGACCGCGAGGTCGTCCTCAACCACATGCGAGGCATGATGGTGAACATGGCCGGCGAGGCCGAGGCTCTCCTCGATCGCCGCGCCCTCGCCGGCGCGCTGGCCACCGGTCCGGCGCCGCACTGAGGGAGGCGTGTTTCCGGCGGCCGATGCGACAAAGTGCGCGGATCGGTTTCATACTTTCTGTTGAGACCAGGAGCGACATCCGCATCATGGGCCTGCCGAAGCAGCCAGCTCCCACTAGGTGGCTGCCGGCTCCCAACTTTCGGGCCCGCGGAGACCATCCGCGGGCCTTTTCTCGTCCCGCTCGAACTTCGGCCGGCCGGCCCCGTCGGATGATGAGCTCGCCCTCGCGAGACGCATCGGAAACGCAGAATCGCCGCGGTAGCGCGGTCGCGAAACGCTGACCGGCCAGAAGACATGCCGATGGGCCGGCTCATCCGGTCCACCGCGATGGTCTCAAACGCTGCAAACGGGCGCATGATGAAGACAGTTTTTGCCTGCAAGGTCATCGCCGCGGCCTGCCTTGTCGCTGCGACGGGCATCATGGCGGCGGCCGCCGCCGAACGCTTGCCACGG
This window contains:
- a CDS encoding DUF4212 domain-containing protein, with translation MAQAPDDPAQKPDDVGYWKATQKLTFTAVGIWAFFSFFVHFFAPALNGISIPILKFPLGYYMAAQGSLVVFVILIFWFCNKQEKIDQEFGVSED
- a CDS encoding ABC transporter ATP-binding protein, with translation MAGIVLDGIEKAFGDTRVLKGVSLAFDAGAFVSLVGPSGCGKTTLLRIIAGLESADRGRVTIGGTDVTGRRAADRDVAMVFQNYALYPHMTVEQNMALPLVMRRLSAFERAPFLGRLVSGTADRRIAIRREVKEAAKLLSIDHLMARRPGQLSGGQRQRVALGRAIVRHPKAFLMDEPLSNLDAALRHDMRRELVDLHRRVGVTTVYVTHDQAEAMTMSDRVAVMLGGVVLQFGSPREVYEQPATIDVAKFIGSPRINTLPGEAGTDGRVSLAGHLTGEVAPRASGPLQLGIRPEHLTLAAEGIAVGVRHVEFLGAEVLVYGQTEAGGTPVILRLDPAAWEAAPSRESIRVAPLAGRLLAFDAGGTRIGLISAAAARQVQEPAPPLARVPRYV
- a CDS encoding RNA polymerase sigma factor, with amino-acid sequence MADAAARAVERAARLSYGRLLALLATRGRDLASAEDALGGALLRALETWPRTGVPDNPEAWLLATARRLSVDAWRRQATAATHGAEVTLLAEERFARQDGPFPDERLGLMLACAHPAIDPGIRTPLILQTILGIEVRLMASAFLVKPATLGQGLVRAKARIRDLAIGFELPGPEVLPARIDAVLGAIYAAYTLGWDDAFAGEDARGDLTEEACWLARIVADCAPAHAEAMALLALLLFAEARRPARRDRLTGAFVPLSEQDPALWDKALLAEAEDRLRRARPDGRPGRFGLEAAIQAVHADRRRTGRTDWPAIEHLYRGLVALVPTVGARIGHAAALAAVSGPAEGLALLDAIGAEVIATHQPYWATRAHLLAELGRAEEAAAAFERAIGLARDPAVRQFLGDKARHPPMRAEPARIAPGGTVAGPISPGDAG
- a CDS encoding YggT family protein, producing the protein MDAASSFFQYWYFHVPNYVLALVMYACLGRFVLGLFVPPTWDNYIWRGFVWTSDLAVRPVRAITPGAVPLQVVILFAILWTLAFRIFLFFEMARWGLAPRIAG
- a CDS encoding ABC transporter substrate-binding protein — translated: MSMKLSRRSTLGLMAGAATLAVPNVVRAQTIEVVAHYSMPPIFKAAQEAVAEAFNKQSSRVKVTYVNPTPNYEDGAQLILRQATTGGLPDVSFQGLNRLRLFAERGIAADLKPFLDREADLGKLGYSRPILGLGFHGGVQCGLAFATSNPISYLNVDLLKKVGSSAEAFPKNWDDVIALSAKIAALGDGNTGMFFRWPGDDWMFSALLYGFGGRMLTEDETKVAFDGPEGLAAVRLLDRMVKEGKMPNFGASATATADLQAFGAGKMGMMFRTTAQVRQISGMVGNNFEMQTTTLPVIDPVKGRLPTGGAGAMMTAKDPARQDAAWEFIKFATSAEGTTLMVKNTGYVPCNQLAIDDASYLGEFYKANPLFVAATKQVHLMVPWYAFPGQNSVRVTQVMVDNLARIAEQKASPEEVVRDMAREVTRLIPRRQG
- a CDS encoding sodium:solute symporter family protein, which gives rise to MSVAQSDGRDFLSNLGRVYSLYTLSFLGCVVLLAILEQVGMPKPWIGYAFVALTIGVYAAIGILSRTAEVSEYYVAGRKVPALYNGMATAADWMSAASFIGMAGSLYLLGYNGLAFILGWTGGFVLVATLIAPFLRKFGAYTIPDFFSFRYGGKVARTLAIIVLMSCSFTYVVAQIVGTGLIGARLLNMDYVVAVYVGLVGILVCSMLGGMRAVTWTQVAQYIVLIIAYLIPVVILSAQKYGIPIPQLTYGDVLSQIAAKEAALRAAGDVVVPAVGYINPSFGNPALSGAALWVEYVNYFGLILCLMVGTASLPHVLMRFFTTPSVREARKSVGWSLLFIFILYFTAPAYAAFAKMEVYNNVVGQNLATLFSAENLSWIRSYGRVGLIQICGVDATTLEAVRTACARVMQHTGDVASFNPTIQLRHFGIQADAIVISTPEIAGLPYVIAGLVAAGGLAAALSTADGLLLAMANALSHDVYYKMIDQNASTEKRLVVARVLLIIVAIAAAYVASFRPADIVAMVAWAFSLAAAGFFPALILGVWWKKATTQGAIWGIVVGFGITLYYLVGTRYYAPAFYETWKGLSIATAAQYQAYEAAKAAYAASATAANWAALDRTAQVVANWWGVRGISSGLFGLPLGFLVIWAVSKFTKEPSQEMQNFIDEIRRPKGAVVMQEKGAAVGH
- a CDS encoding carbohydrate ABC transporter permease; this encodes MSDLALPSALAGAAREGDRIGRGEAIAAWLLTAPAIIAFVLMLLVPTLAVVAIAFTDYELGARSLSFIGLANFAELLEDRGFVTSFRNTAFFVAVTTPASVIGGLALALAIEGGQRGRTFFRAVFFLPVVSLMVAMATAFQYMFHPTIGPVNALLRSFGLAGPNWLGSSDSVMWTLSIIGVWEQIGFNMVLFLAGLTAIPRDLYAAAEVDGVRSSWSRFWTVTWPLLGPTTLFVLTITMIRSLRVFDIVATLTQGGPNKASEVLLYTMYTEGFTFFRMGYSAAITVVFLAVVVVLMLLQTRLIDRRVHYG
- a CDS encoding YciI family protein, which gives rise to MRFAILNYVKPDGFVDRLPENEPDAPAWGAYTKALIEAGVLVGGAALMSSHTATTLRLVEGRRDIHDGPYAETKEQLGGFYLIEVPDIDTALEWAARNPAAATGAVEVRPVYVT
- a CDS encoding carbohydrate ABC transporter permease; translation: MIPGSNDRSLFADLPRLAILSLLGLLFLMPYIWMVSVSLKPLDEVWRASMSLIPETFAIDKNYGRVFREVPIGRYLLNGAIVCAGILVFQLAFALPAGYALAKLNFRGRETLFAFVMLGLLIPAHVPAIPLYIAFAQTGILNTYAALIAPSTISVFAIFMFRQFFRAMPDELIQAARMDGLGEWSIVWRIVVPNAWPAATAFAIFSVVAHWNDLFWPLIAVSGKGELATPALGVIYFRTEEAGDDFGALMAAATLTTIPLVAAFLLAQRRFIEGITMTGLKG